Proteins encoded in a region of the Vibrio sp. CB1-14 genome:
- a CDS encoding copper homeostasis protein CutC: protein MSYQLEVCIDNIESLAYAIAGGATRIELCSSLALGGLTPNAGLIKQAVQSSSIPIYVMIRPRQGDFLYDCDDVEIMAEDIRTAAKYGAQGVVLGLLDKDGYIDMPRSIRLVKLAHELALGVTFHRAFDQCKKPEQALEDVITLGCERILTSGLASNALDGASKLAELVKQADGRISLMAGAGVCADNVATIITTSQVQEVHLSGKSSRNSKMHFIANEAKMGAGDIDDFAIPVTSSDKIRAVTRVLNSL from the coding sequence ATGAGCTACCAACTTGAAGTCTGTATCGACAATATCGAGTCACTCGCTTATGCCATCGCTGGCGGCGCTACCCGCATTGAACTGTGTTCATCACTTGCTTTAGGCGGCCTTACTCCAAACGCAGGATTAATCAAACAAGCCGTTCAGTCGTCTAGCATTCCCATCTACGTCATGATTCGACCTCGCCAAGGCGACTTCCTGTATGACTGTGATGATGTCGAAATCATGGCAGAAGACATTCGTACAGCTGCAAAATATGGCGCGCAAGGGGTAGTGCTTGGACTTTTAGACAAAGACGGGTACATCGACATGCCGCGTTCAATTCGCCTAGTGAAACTGGCACATGAGCTGGCTCTTGGCGTTACTTTCCACCGTGCATTTGATCAATGCAAAAAACCAGAACAGGCGCTTGAAGACGTGATTACACTGGGATGTGAGCGAATACTCACTTCTGGGTTGGCATCCAATGCGCTAGATGGCGCATCAAAGTTAGCTGAGCTGGTTAAACAAGCGGATGGCCGCATATCTCTCATGGCCGGAGCGGGTGTTTGCGCCGATAACGTCGCCACCATCATAACCACCAGCCAAGTGCAGGAAGTACACCTGTCAGGCAAATCTTCTCGCAACAGCAAAATGCACTTTATCGCCAACGAGGCCAAAATGGGGGCAGGCGATATTGATGATTTTGCCATCCCAGTTACCAGTAGCGACAAGATCCGCGCAGTAACTAGGGTGCTAAACTCTCTATAA
- a CDS encoding ABC transporter permease subunit — translation MATANFSLHTKDRKRLIKDRLVRWIVSFGGLSVLAGLIFIFVYLAYVTLPLFSDNEVTWQPAISSDIAETPVLTLVSDSGHDGLFFFADGGYIQQSLVTGEQTSHRLPDNIVRLQAVDEKILLAVDSKGRYAALKPKLQLDQSSGDAQLIVPDLDEEQWISLPNAKLVNAVVNKGETVIASIDERGMLQAGYSHHATESSSGEFSFATLPTTIEGAKELVVTPDGRTLYVRFGNQLVVINRNGHSLYAREVVDLSAPNGVNVSGVHLLSGAYSLLVQYDNQQVWQWFDVLIEGERKLTPIRSFQFDADIAFLTAEATSKGFNVLLASPQTSESASNSFQLQSLYTTSEKLVSESPVPSSDVRDFALSNNGHYALVLSEGAMYRAYLPNEHQEISLSALWQKVWYESYPEPEFIWQTTAASDDFEAKYSLVPIAFGTIKAALFAMLFSVPIAVFGAIYTAYFMSSKMRRVVKPTIELMEALPTVIIGFLAGLWFAPIVETHLPAILLLLVALPLLSLLSGAVWYAIPKAYTSKLPSGLHPFTLIPVILIAIYLAMALSSDMEVMLFNGDARVFLATHGIDFDQRNALVVGFAMGFAVIPTIFTIAEDAIFSVPKHLSDGSLALGATQWQTLIYVVLLTASPGIFSAVMMGLGRAVGETMIVLMATGNTPILDWNIFEGMRTLSATMAVELPESEVGSSHYRLLFLMALILFSFTFVVNSLAEWVRQRLREKYSAL, via the coding sequence ATGGCAACGGCCAATTTTTCACTTCATACCAAAGATAGAAAACGTCTGATCAAAGATCGTTTGGTGCGTTGGATCGTCTCATTTGGTGGCTTGAGTGTACTCGCTGGGCTTATCTTCATCTTCGTCTACTTAGCTTATGTCACACTGCCTCTATTTTCCGATAACGAGGTCACATGGCAGCCCGCGATCAGCTCTGATATTGCAGAAACGCCAGTTTTAACCTTAGTCAGCGATAGTGGTCATGACGGCTTATTCTTTTTTGCCGATGGTGGTTATATCCAACAGTCGCTTGTTACGGGTGAACAGACTTCACATCGTTTGCCAGATAACATTGTGCGCTTGCAGGCCGTCGATGAAAAAATACTGCTAGCGGTGGATAGTAAAGGTCGTTACGCCGCGCTAAAACCTAAATTACAACTGGATCAAAGTAGTGGTGATGCACAGTTGATTGTTCCTGATCTTGATGAGGAGCAATGGATCTCGCTGCCTAACGCGAAGCTGGTCAATGCAGTGGTCAATAAAGGTGAAACTGTCATTGCTAGTATCGATGAGCGCGGCATGCTGCAAGCTGGGTATTCACACCACGCCACGGAATCAAGCAGTGGTGAGTTCTCTTTTGCTACCTTACCAACCACGATTGAGGGCGCAAAAGAGCTGGTCGTTACGCCAGATGGTCGCACCTTATATGTTCGCTTCGGCAATCAGCTGGTGGTGATTAACCGCAATGGACATTCGCTATACGCACGTGAGGTGGTTGACTTATCGGCGCCGAATGGTGTCAACGTCAGTGGTGTACATTTGTTGTCTGGGGCATATTCGCTGCTGGTGCAATATGACAATCAGCAGGTTTGGCAATGGTTTGATGTATTGATTGAAGGCGAGCGTAAACTTACGCCGATTCGCTCATTTCAGTTTGATGCTGATATCGCGTTTTTGACGGCAGAGGCTACGAGTAAGGGCTTCAACGTACTGCTTGCGAGTCCACAGACTTCTGAATCAGCGTCAAACAGCTTTCAGTTGCAAAGTCTCTATACCACGAGCGAAAAGCTCGTTTCCGAGAGCCCAGTGCCTAGTTCAGACGTGCGTGATTTCGCCTTGTCCAACAATGGCCATTACGCGCTAGTGTTGTCTGAGGGTGCAATGTACCGCGCCTATCTACCTAATGAGCACCAAGAGATTTCGCTGAGTGCATTGTGGCAAAAGGTGTGGTACGAAAGCTACCCTGAGCCGGAATTTATTTGGCAAACCACCGCCGCTTCCGATGATTTTGAAGCCAAATACAGTCTGGTTCCGATTGCGTTTGGTACCATAAAGGCAGCTCTATTTGCGATGCTGTTTTCTGTGCCGATTGCGGTGTTTGGCGCCATCTACACCGCGTACTTTATGTCGTCGAAAATGCGCCGCGTGGTTAAGCCGACGATCGAGCTAATGGAAGCGTTGCCAACCGTCATTATTGGCTTTTTGGCAGGACTTTGGTTCGCCCCTATCGTGGAAACGCATTTACCGGCGATTTTGCTGTTGCTGGTGGCATTACCGCTGCTCTCTTTGTTGTCTGGCGCGGTGTGGTACGCCATCCCTAAAGCGTACACATCAAAGCTGCCAAGCGGCTTACATCCTTTCACCCTCATACCTGTCATCTTGATTGCCATCTATTTGGCAATGGCGTTATCTAGTGATATGGAAGTGATGTTGTTCAATGGTGATGCAAGAGTATTTCTCGCGACACATGGAATTGATTTCGATCAGCGCAATGCTTTAGTGGTGGGCTTTGCTATGGGCTTTGCGGTTATCCCAACTATTTTTACCATTGCCGAAGATGCCATTTTCTCAGTTCCCAAACACCTGTCTGATGGCTCGCTAGCGCTAGGAGCGACACAGTGGCAAACACTGATCTATGTAGTGCTGCTTACCGCCAGTCCAGGCATTTTCTCTGCGGTCATGATGGGACTAGGGCGCGCCGTTGGCGAGACGATGATCGTGCTGATGGCAACGGGTAATACGCCGATCCTCGATTGGAATATTTTCGAAGGTATGAGAACGCTATCGGCCACTATGGCTGTCGAGTTACCTGAATCTGAGGTTGGTAGCAGTCACTACCGCTTGCTGTTCCTGATGGCGCTTATCTTGTTTAGTTTTACCTTTGTAGTGAACTCGCTAGCGGAGTGGGTGAGACAACGACTCCGGGAGAAATACAGTGCGCTTTAA
- the pstB gene encoding phosphate ABC transporter ATP-binding protein PstB: protein MFSINQTLGYPTPLDVNNLSDEQTAIAIENLNLYYGNKQALDDVSMRIPKGQVTAFIGPSGCGKSTLLRCINRMNDLIEGCTVEGKVKLHGGNVYHPKVDVATLRRRVGMVFQRPNPFPKSIYENVVYGLRLQGIKNSRNLDDAVERSLRAAALWDEVKDRLHENAFGLSGGQQQRLVIARAIAIEPEVLLLDEPTSALDPISTLTIEELINDLKTKYTVVIVTHNMQQAARVSDHTAFIHLGKLVEYADTDTIFTSPIEKQTEDYITGRYG from the coding sequence ATGTTTTCTATCAACCAGACTCTGGGCTATCCAACGCCTTTAGATGTGAACAACCTAAGTGATGAGCAAACTGCCATTGCTATTGAAAACTTGAACTTGTACTACGGTAATAAGCAGGCATTGGATGATGTATCGATGCGTATTCCCAAAGGACAAGTTACGGCGTTTATCGGCCCGTCAGGCTGCGGTAAATCAACCTTGCTGCGCTGCATTAATCGAATGAATGATTTGATTGAAGGGTGCACGGTTGAAGGTAAAGTGAAGCTTCATGGTGGCAATGTCTATCATCCTAAAGTCGATGTAGCGACGCTGCGCCGCCGCGTAGGCATGGTGTTTCAGCGCCCGAATCCTTTTCCTAAATCCATTTATGAAAATGTCGTGTATGGACTCAGGCTGCAAGGCATCAAAAACAGTCGTAACCTCGATGATGCGGTTGAGCGCTCTTTGCGAGCAGCTGCGCTGTGGGATGAAGTAAAAGATCGCTTACATGAAAACGCATTTGGGTTATCTGGTGGTCAACAGCAGCGATTGGTCATTGCCCGTGCTATCGCCATTGAGCCTGAGGTATTGCTGCTGGATGAGCCGACATCGGCGCTCGATCCTATCTCTACTCTGACTATTGAAGAGCTGATTAACGACCTGAAAACCAAGTACACGGTTGTGATCGTGACCCATAATATGCAGCAAGCGGCTCGAGTGAGTGATCATACCGCGTTCATTCATCTTGGAAAACTGGTAGAGTACGCCGATACAGATACTATATTTACTTCACCGATAGAAAAACAAACCGAAGACTACATCACGGGTCGCTACGGCTGA
- a CDS encoding CBS domain-containing protein yields the protein MIKVQDMMTRNPHTLLRSHSLADAKHTMEALDIRHIPIVDAERHLLGIVSQRDVLAAQESILQKIPSDQSYTLSTPLSEVMRTNIMTAEPRAGLKESALYMQKHKVGCLPVVHNKQLVGIITDSDFVAIAINLLELQEDSEPEEIQPENNSESVSP from the coding sequence ATGATTAAGGTCCAAGACATGATGACTCGCAACCCTCACACCCTATTGCGGTCTCACTCATTAGCCGACGCCAAACACACGATGGAAGCGCTCGATATCCGCCACATTCCAATCGTCGATGCAGAACGTCATTTACTAGGTATTGTTTCACAGCGTGACGTTCTCGCGGCGCAAGAGTCCATATTGCAGAAAATACCTAGCGATCAATCTTACACACTGTCGACACCGCTTAGTGAAGTGATGCGCACCAACATTATGACCGCAGAACCACGAGCGGGTTTGAAAGAAAGCGCCTTATATATGCAAAAACATAAGGTCGGATGCTTACCTGTAGTACATAACAAGCAGTTGGTCGGCATTATCACGGACAGTGACTTTGTCGCGATTGCAATCAACCTTTTAGAGCTTCAAGAAGATAGTGAACCAGAAGAGATTCAACCGGAAAATAATAGCGAAAGCGTCAGCCCGTAA
- a CDS encoding hydrogen peroxide-inducible genes activator, whose amino-acid sequence MNKWPSLKQLHYLVTLHETRHFSEAAERCFVSQSTLSKGIQNLEELIGCPLYEKKDKKSPLVFTQAGEMVVSQGRELLAKGQDLIELGNLCQGDVMQGQLKLGCIPTIAPFLLCDLVQEINARYPQLNLLLREDTTANLLAALRHGELDVLILALPMDIGTMESCIVGHDPFKMVISRNQADSIRVPIKYDDLPDESVFLLENEHCLTEHAVSACKLTEKEKINPFSATSLHTLVQMVANGLGTTFIPQMAIDHGLLENQNLIVIEPPGQQAHRDIGLVWRPSSSRRDSFLQLADVVSELL is encoded by the coding sequence ATGAATAAATGGCCAAGCTTAAAGCAGCTTCATTACCTGGTTACACTTCATGAAACCCGGCACTTTAGCGAGGCAGCTGAGCGCTGTTTTGTCAGTCAATCGACCTTGAGTAAGGGAATCCAAAATCTTGAAGAGCTTATCGGTTGTCCACTTTACGAAAAGAAAGACAAGAAAAGCCCATTAGTCTTTACTCAAGCAGGCGAGATGGTAGTGTCTCAAGGCCGTGAGCTGCTGGCTAAAGGCCAGGATCTGATTGAGCTGGGTAACCTCTGCCAAGGTGACGTGATGCAAGGTCAGTTAAAACTCGGCTGTATTCCAACGATCGCCCCTTTCTTATTGTGTGATTTGGTACAAGAGATCAATGCCCGCTACCCGCAGCTCAACTTACTATTAAGAGAAGATACTACAGCTAATTTGCTGGCGGCGCTGCGCCACGGTGAGTTGGACGTGCTCATCCTTGCGCTGCCAATGGATATTGGCACGATGGAAAGCTGCATTGTCGGCCACGACCCATTTAAGATGGTCATTAGCCGTAACCAAGCCGACAGTATTCGGGTGCCAATCAAATATGATGATTTGCCTGATGAGTCGGTCTTTTTGTTAGAGAACGAGCACTGCCTGACTGAACATGCGGTTTCAGCGTGTAAGCTCACTGAAAAAGAGAAGATCAACCCATTTAGCGCTACGAGTTTACATACCCTAGTACAAATGGTGGCTAACGGTTTGGGAACCACGTTCATTCCACAAATGGCGATTGATCACGGTTTGCTTGAGAACCAAAATCTCATCGTGATTGAGCCGCCAGGTCAACAGGCTCATCGCGATATTGGTTTGGTATGGCGACCAAGCTCCTCGCGAAGAGATTCGTTTTTGCAGCTTGCAGATGTGGTTTCTGAGTTGTTGTAG
- the pstA gene encoding phosphate ABC transporter permease PstA, translated as MFKWFKSGSPWVWLTGGAVSISLISVLGLLLLIGWRGLTYFWPAPLYQWQDDQGGALIGQVYSKTWVPTYNIPNAQLLLPTDILEQGKVERYSIKVANRDLYGIDFVSLLSSQLHDSQTPADLVVIERTRGGNFFGRILDLKGVEGLQETAIAETLTFELQQIALIRDRIDGITERRLKGLNHQLEALRLKQRRDSLNGVLTEELTLRYQQQNAIIREQLSQTDIELDELRAELASKTLVVEDMRGERLEIGLNRVLDFWYPNQMSYADKLSHWGHQVWKFLSDDPRESNSEGGVFPAIFGTVLLVIIMSVMVMPLGVLVAVYLHEYAENNLLTRMIRVGVINLAGVPSIVYGVFGLGFFVYTIGGSIDSLFYAERLPAPTFGTPGLLWSSLTLAILTLPVVIVATEEGLNRIPTSARHGSLALGATQSETLWRIVLPMASPAIITGLILAVARAAGEVAPLMLVGVVKLASSLPVDSQFPFLHLERKFMHLGFHIYDVGFQTSNIEAARPLVYATSFLLVTVVVGLNLTAIAIRNNLREKYRTLGQD; from the coding sequence ATGTTTAAGTGGTTCAAATCTGGGTCACCTTGGGTTTGGCTCACTGGTGGTGCGGTCAGCATCAGCTTGATTTCCGTGCTTGGTTTATTGCTGCTTATCGGTTGGCGAGGGCTGACCTACTTTTGGCCAGCGCCGCTCTATCAGTGGCAAGATGACCAAGGCGGGGCATTAATTGGGCAAGTCTATTCAAAGACTTGGGTACCCACTTACAATATTCCTAACGCACAGTTGTTGCTACCAACTGACATCCTAGAGCAGGGTAAGGTAGAGCGCTATAGCATCAAAGTGGCCAACCGAGATTTGTATGGCATCGACTTTGTGTCTCTGCTTTCATCACAGCTTCATGATTCTCAGACTCCAGCGGATCTGGTGGTGATTGAACGTACTCGTGGCGGAAACTTCTTCGGTCGTATCCTTGATCTTAAAGGTGTAGAGGGGCTACAAGAAACGGCGATAGCCGAGACGTTAACGTTTGAGCTTCAACAGATCGCGCTGATCCGCGATCGCATAGACGGTATTACCGAGCGCCGATTAAAAGGATTGAATCACCAACTTGAAGCTCTGCGTTTGAAGCAGCGCCGTGATAGCTTGAATGGCGTGCTGACGGAAGAGTTAACGCTTCGCTATCAGCAGCAAAATGCGATCATCCGGGAGCAACTGAGCCAAACTGACATTGAGCTTGACGAGCTAAGGGCTGAGTTAGCGAGCAAAACTTTGGTTGTCGAAGATATGCGCGGCGAGCGATTAGAAATTGGCCTCAATCGCGTGTTGGATTTTTGGTATCCGAATCAAATGAGCTACGCCGATAAGCTTTCTCATTGGGGACATCAGGTTTGGAAGTTCTTATCGGATGATCCGCGTGAATCGAACTCTGAAGGTGGCGTGTTTCCTGCAATCTTTGGCACCGTACTGCTGGTGATTATCATGTCGGTCATGGTGATGCCGCTCGGTGTGCTGGTGGCGGTGTATTTGCACGAATACGCTGAGAACAATTTACTGACGCGCATGATACGGGTCGGGGTTATCAACTTGGCAGGTGTGCCGTCGATTGTTTATGGTGTATTTGGATTGGGTTTTTTTGTCTACACCATTGGCGGCTCTATCGATTCTTTGTTTTATGCCGAGCGGTTGCCGGCGCCAACGTTTGGAACGCCAGGCCTGCTATGGTCATCGCTGACCCTTGCAATTTTGACGCTGCCGGTGGTGATTGTGGCGACAGAAGAGGGTTTAAATCGTATTCCAACGTCTGCTCGTCATGGCTCACTTGCACTTGGTGCTACGCAGTCGGAGACCCTGTGGCGAATCGTACTACCCATGGCAAGCCCTGCCATCATTACCGGCTTAATCTTAGCGGTTGCTCGCGCGGCGGGTGAGGTGGCGCCATTAATGCTGGTAGGCGTGGTAAAATTGGCATCAAGTCTACCGGTGGACTCACAGTTTCCGTTTTTGCACCTTGAGCGTAAATTTATGCATCTCGGTTTTCATATTTACGATGTGGGTTTCCAGACATCCAACATTGAAGCAGCGAGACCATTGGTTTACGCAACCTCGTTCTTGCTGGTTACCGTCGTGGTTGGGCTAAACTTAACGGCAATAGCGATACGAAATAACCTGCGTGAAAAATACCGCACACTAGGACAAGATTAA
- a CDS encoding LysR family transcriptional regulator gives MTESTQLFSRLDLNLLKTFRILLQERNTRKAAERLYVTQPAVSQALQKLRTVFEDELFVKVQGGLEPTPFALDLEDKIAPFVDGLEAALNQLEEFDPATLTGTIRIALAPIVMTSLAGALFTAFRQQAPLLNLELLSWNQTTAEKIRNGEVFYGVHYDLEHLSKELARDPLFDLEARIIVRQDHPITKPLITPKDSVGYELASLISPGWNDHFTYASQILERQGYTPKVGFRSEMLLALIDVIESTDMLLPHSNLFPIHNYSQLRSLKVEIDGQIYTKRLFGYLHNKNRHSAKAKWIESIIEERLPQQANKHS, from the coding sequence ATGACTGAATCAACGCAACTGTTTAGTCGACTCGACCTAAATCTGTTAAAAACCTTTCGTATTTTGCTGCAAGAGCGCAATACCCGTAAGGCAGCGGAACGGCTTTACGTCACGCAGCCTGCAGTTAGCCAAGCTCTACAAAAACTTCGTACCGTGTTTGAAGATGAACTGTTTGTCAAAGTCCAAGGCGGCCTTGAGCCAACACCCTTTGCTTTAGATCTTGAGGATAAAATCGCACCATTTGTTGATGGTTTAGAAGCAGCGCTCAATCAGCTGGAGGAGTTTGATCCAGCGACACTTACAGGGACGATACGCATCGCGTTAGCTCCGATCGTCATGACAAGCCTTGCGGGTGCGTTATTTACTGCTTTTAGGCAGCAAGCGCCACTGCTAAATTTGGAGCTACTCAGCTGGAATCAAACCACGGCGGAGAAAATTCGCAATGGAGAGGTGTTTTACGGCGTGCATTACGATCTTGAACATCTGTCTAAAGAGCTGGCTCGTGATCCTCTGTTTGATTTAGAAGCGCGCATTATCGTACGTCAAGACCACCCCATTACTAAACCACTCATCACGCCTAAAGACTCCGTCGGTTACGAGCTGGCTTCACTTATCTCCCCGGGATGGAATGATCACTTCACCTATGCCAGCCAAATCCTAGAGCGACAAGGCTACACACCTAAAGTGGGATTTCGCTCAGAGATGCTGTTAGCACTTATCGATGTGATTGAATCTACTGATATGCTACTTCCGCATTCTAATTTGTTTCCGATCCACAATTACTCCCAATTACGCTCACTCAAAGTGGAAATAGATGGGCAGATTTATACCAAGCGCCTATTTGGCTACTTGCACAACAAAAACCGCCACTCTGCAAAAGCAAAATGGATAGAATCCATCATCGAAGAAAGATTGCCGCAGCAAGCCAATAAGCACAGCTAA
- the ppk2 gene encoding polyphosphate kinase 2: MGKKSKMDKKHYESELARLQIELVKLQEWVKQEGLKVVVVFEGRDAAGKGGVIKRITEKLNPRVCRIAALPAPTEKEKTQWYFQRYVAHLPAAGEIVLFDRSWYNRAGVEKVMGFCSDEQYQEFLRSCPEFERMLVRSGIILLKYWFSVSDEEQEKRFLERVNTPIKRWKFSPMDLESRNRWAEYSQAKDTMFSYTDTKQCPWWVVPSDDKKRARLNCITHLLGQIDYQEVAYPEIDLPEINKEGYMRTPIEEQSFVPDNYD, translated from the coding sequence ATGGGCAAGAAAAGCAAAATGGACAAAAAGCACTATGAAAGTGAACTCGCTCGATTGCAGATCGAGCTGGTTAAGCTACAAGAGTGGGTCAAACAAGAAGGGCTTAAAGTCGTTGTAGTATTTGAAGGTCGTGATGCTGCGGGAAAAGGTGGCGTCATTAAGCGCATTACTGAAAAGCTCAATCCTCGCGTTTGTCGTATTGCTGCCCTACCCGCTCCAACAGAAAAAGAGAAAACCCAATGGTATTTTCAGCGCTATGTCGCTCACCTACCTGCGGCGGGTGAAATCGTGCTGTTTGACCGCAGCTGGTACAACCGCGCTGGCGTTGAGAAAGTCATGGGGTTTTGCAGCGATGAGCAGTACCAAGAGTTCTTACGCTCTTGCCCTGAGTTTGAACGCATGCTGGTTCGCTCGGGTATTATTCTTCTTAAGTATTGGTTCTCTGTATCCGATGAAGAACAAGAAAAGCGCTTTTTAGAGCGTGTAAATACTCCGATTAAGCGTTGGAAGTTCAGCCCCATGGATTTGGAGTCTCGCAACCGCTGGGCAGAGTACTCGCAGGCCAAAGACACCATGTTTTCTTACACGGATACTAAGCAATGCCCATGGTGGGTAGTCCCCTCCGATGATAAAAAACGCGCTCGATTAAACTGCATTACTCACCTGCTCGGCCAAATAGATTACCAAGAAGTCGCCTACCCAGAGATTGACTTGCCAGAAATCAACAAAGAAGGCTATATGCGAACACCTATTGAAGAACAATCGTTTGTGCCGGATAACTATGACTGA
- the phoU gene encoding phosphate signaling complex protein PhoU → MHFGRHISGQFNAELESIRTHVLTMGGLVEQQLSFAMQALHKDDIELARKVVRDDHKVNAMEVSIDEACTRIIAKRQPTAKDLRLVMAIIKTITDLERIGDVATRIARVAIEQPSTKHQKFHVSLEPLCRQAIAMLHQVLDAFARMDVDAAAEVYKLDDKLDAEYEAVIRQLMTYMMEDPKNIPNILQVMWSARAIERVGDRCQNICEYIIYFVKGKDVRHLDEKAIKDIL, encoded by the coding sequence ATGCATTTTGGTCGTCATATCTCAGGTCAATTCAACGCCGAGCTTGAGTCTATTCGTACCCACGTTTTGACCATGGGAGGCTTGGTTGAGCAACAGCTGTCGTTTGCAATGCAGGCTCTGCATAAAGACGATATTGAGCTTGCCCGAAAAGTGGTAAGAGACGATCACAAAGTCAATGCAATGGAAGTGTCTATCGATGAAGCGTGCACTCGTATCATTGCCAAGCGTCAGCCCACCGCCAAAGATCTTCGTTTGGTGATGGCCATTATCAAAACCATAACGGATTTAGAGCGCATTGGTGATGTGGCAACCCGTATCGCGCGTGTAGCCATAGAGCAGCCATCAACTAAGCACCAAAAGTTCCATGTTTCTTTGGAGCCGTTATGCCGACAAGCCATTGCTATGCTGCATCAAGTACTTGACGCGTTTGCTCGCATGGACGTTGATGCGGCGGCAGAAGTCTACAAGCTGGATGATAAGTTAGACGCGGAATACGAAGCGGTGATCCGTCAGTTGATGACCTATATGATGGAAGACCCAAAGAACATCCCTAACATTCTTCAGGTCATGTGGTCAGCACGTGCTATCGAGCGTGTTGGCGATCGCTGTCAAAATATCTGTGAGTACATTATCTACTTCGTGAAAGGGAAAGATGTACGCCACTTAGATGAGAAGGCCATCAAGGACATTTTGTAA
- a CDS encoding peroxiredoxin, translated as MVLVGRQAPDFTAAAVLGNGDIVENFNFAEFTKGKKAVVFFYPLDFTFVCPSELIAFDNRLADFQAKGCEVIGISIDSQFSHNAWRNTAIEDGGIGQVKYPLVADVKHEICKAYDVEHPEAGVAFRGSFLIDEDGLVRHQVVNDLPLGRNIDEMLRMVDALNFHQKHGEVCPAQWEEGKAGMDASPKGVAAFLSEHAEDLSK; from the coding sequence ATGGTACTAGTTGGTCGTCAAGCCCCAGACTTTACTGCAGCAGCTGTTCTAGGCAACGGTGACATCGTTGAGAACTTCAACTTCGCTGAGTTCACTAAAGGTAAGAAAGCGGTTGTTTTCTTCTACCCACTAGACTTCACATTCGTTTGCCCATCTGAGCTGATTGCATTCGACAACCGTCTAGCTGATTTCCAAGCTAAAGGTTGTGAAGTTATCGGTATTTCTATCGATTCTCAGTTCTCTCACAACGCATGGCGTAACACTGCTATCGAAGATGGCGGTATCGGTCAAGTGAAATACCCACTAGTTGCTGATGTTAAGCACGAAATCTGCAAAGCGTACGACGTTGAGCACCCAGAAGCAGGTGTTGCTTTCCGTGGTTCTTTCCTAATCGACGAAGACGGTCTTGTACGTCACCAAGTTGTTAACGACCTACCACTAGGCCGTAACATCGACGAAATGCTACGCATGGTTGACGCTCTAAACTTCCACCAGAAGCACGGCGAAGTTTGCCCTGCACAATGGGAAGAAGGCAAAGCAGGTATGGACGCATCTCCGAAAGGTGTTGCAGCGTTCCTATCTGAGCACGCAGAAGACCTATCTAAGTAA